In the genome of Coturnix japonica isolate 7356 chromosome Z, Coturnix japonica 2.1, whole genome shotgun sequence, one region contains:
- the LOC107306401 gene encoding neuronal acetylcholine receptor subunit alpha-7-like isoform X2: MLEADISNYISNGEWDLVGVPGKRNELYYECCKEPYPDVTYTITMRRRTLYYGLNLLIPCVLISGLALLVFLLPADSGEKISLGITVLLSLTVFMLLVAEIMPATSDSVPLIAQYFASIMVIVGLSVVVTVLVLQFHHHDPQAGKMPRWVRVILLNWCAWFLRMKKPGENIKPLSCKYSYSKHHPSLKNTEMNVLPGHQPSNGNMIYSYHTMENPCCPQNNDLGSKSGKITCPLPEDNEHVQKKALMDTIPVIVKILEEVQFIAMRFRKQDEGEEICSEWKFAAAVIDRLCLVAFTLFAIICTFTILMSAPNFIEAVSKDFT; encoded by the exons ATGCTTGAGGCTGATATTTCCAACTACATCTCAAATGGAGAGTGGGATTTAGTGG GTGTCCCAGGAAAGAGGAATGAGTTGTACTATGAATGTTGTAAAGAACCATACCCAGATGTAACATACACCATCACCATGCGCCGACGTACTCTCTACTATGGCTTGAACCTACTGATTCCTTGTGTTCTTATATCTGGCTTGgcactgcttgttttccttttgcctgCTGATTCAGGAGAGAAGATTTCTTTAG GTATCACTGTTCTGCTTTCCCTGACTGTATTCATGCTGCTTGTGGCTGAGATCATGCCTGCAACTTCTGATTCAGTCCCACTAATAG CTCAGTATTTTGCTAGCATCATGGTCATTGTTGGTCTGTCTGTGGTCGTAACGGTGCTGGTTCTGCAGTTTCACCATCATGACCCACAAGCAGGAAAGATGCCCAGATGG gtCCGTGTCATTCTGCTGAACTGGTGTGCTTGGTTTTTACGTATGAAAAAACCCGGGGAAAATATAAAGCCCCTTTCTTGTAAATACAGCTATTCCAAGCACCATCCGAgcctgaaaaacacagagatgaaTGTCCTACCTGGGCACCAGCCCAGCAACGGCAACATGATTTATAGCTACCACACAATGGAAAATCCATGCTGCCCCCAGAACAACGATCTGGGAAGCAAGAGTGGAAAGATTACATGCCCCTTGCCAGAAGATAACGAGCACGTtcaaaaaaaagctttaatgGATACCATCCCGGTGATTGTGAAGATACTGGAGGAAGTTCAGTTCATTGCAATGCGCTTCAGGAAGCAAGATGAAGGTGAAGAGATCTGCAGTGAGTGGAagtttgcagctgctgtgatAGACAGATTATGCCTGGTTGCATTTACCCTTTTTGCCATCATTTGCACATTTACTATACTCATGTCTGCTCCCAACTTTATAGAAGCTGTTTCAAAGGACTTTACGTAA